A single region of the Streptomyces sp. AM 4-1-1 genome encodes:
- a CDS encoding site-specific integrase, with protein MTAPGHPERAVCDPIGLIADLVAAIEHQLEPDRIRAVVAGVAGGRSKSRLLAAHLTEHPRVLNDGRSPAPRAVGDLLIALREAGAQTVSPPRCAECGTQIRTLQRRGQDWYCWTCGQPQPEPCAACGNTRRVTSRDRTGQPRCAKCPDDDGRDPIAVIGALIAELDPQAERETVSDAVRRSAPRPSYQRKIAWALEAHPALLTGDGHLAPHRAILKLIDLLHEAGIAGIVRPSCPGCHRVVRIDKPLDGKRVCRMCISHSRIEECSGCGARREPATRDDQGRPVCPNCLVSAPANLETCINCGRRRVVNTRTPDGPLCQSCPSLPTATCSICDAEKPCGTSRTTGRPWCLDCQRHSAPCSACDSVAAVVSGTLDQPLCADCTVSEVWHTCPTCSDPDYPHPGQCARCLINRRLNELLGPPSDALHPGLQALRNNIATTEHPLTARRWLNKPSVSPVLADLAAGRRALTHEALDELPDSPPLAHLRQVLVGVGALPERDEYMVRLERFLTGLLAAQQDPEQRKVLHQYAIWHLVRRLRRRSNGRPLTPQQFASTRQRTHAAVAFLTWLQAHDLALDTCRQADLDEWLTDDSATYRHTAGHFVRWARTNKLTTVHVPAIRWNGPTQPLDDEHRWNVARRLLHDDTLKPEDRLAGLLLLLYAQGPSAIHRLTIEDVEVGAQAVRLHLGDAPVQLPEPVAALARTVAANRKGHATIGALAPSPWLFPGGQPGRPISTTQLTQRLTQLGIRPNQARSTALFQLATEIPAAILARTLGIHTDVAVAWQRLSAGDWATYAAEVARRASPQQQPVHEQGTKS; from the coding sequence GTGACCGCACCCGGGCACCCCGAGCGGGCCGTCTGCGACCCGATCGGGCTCATCGCGGACCTGGTCGCAGCCATCGAGCATCAGCTGGAACCGGACCGGATCCGTGCCGTGGTCGCCGGCGTCGCGGGCGGACGCTCGAAGTCACGCCTCCTCGCGGCACATCTCACTGAGCATCCTCGCGTGCTGAACGACGGTCGCTCGCCGGCGCCCAGGGCCGTCGGCGACCTGCTCATCGCCCTGCGTGAGGCCGGGGCCCAGACGGTCTCGCCGCCGCGTTGCGCCGAATGCGGCACGCAGATACGAACGCTCCAGCGCCGCGGCCAGGACTGGTACTGCTGGACCTGCGGACAGCCACAGCCCGAGCCGTGTGCTGCCTGCGGAAACACCCGCCGGGTCACTTCACGCGACCGGACCGGGCAGCCACGATGCGCCAAGTGCCCGGACGACGACGGACGCGACCCCATCGCAGTGATCGGCGCCCTGATCGCTGAACTGGATCCGCAGGCCGAACGGGAGACGGTCTCCGACGCGGTCCGTCGATCGGCGCCTCGCCCTTCCTACCAGCGGAAAATTGCCTGGGCCCTGGAAGCCCACCCCGCTCTGCTGACCGGCGACGGTCACCTCGCACCCCACCGCGCGATCCTCAAGCTGATCGACCTGCTGCACGAGGCCGGCATCGCCGGGATCGTCCGGCCGTCCTGCCCCGGCTGCCACAGAGTCGTACGCATCGACAAGCCTCTGGACGGAAAGCGGGTCTGCCGCATGTGCATCTCCCACTCCCGCATCGAGGAGTGCTCGGGATGCGGAGCCCGCCGAGAGCCCGCCACCCGCGACGACCAAGGCCGGCCAGTGTGTCCGAACTGCCTGGTCAGCGCCCCGGCGAACCTGGAGACCTGCATCAACTGCGGCCGACGAAGGGTCGTGAACACCCGCACACCGGACGGCCCGCTCTGCCAAAGCTGCCCCTCCCTGCCCACCGCGACTTGCAGTATCTGCGACGCGGAGAAACCCTGCGGCACCTCCCGCACTACGGGTCGGCCATGGTGCCTGGACTGCCAGCGTCACTCCGCGCCGTGCTCAGCCTGCGACAGCGTCGCGGCGGTCGTCTCCGGCACTCTCGACCAGCCCCTTTGCGCGGACTGCACCGTCTCTGAGGTCTGGCACACCTGCCCTACCTGCAGCGATCCCGACTACCCGCACCCCGGCCAGTGCGCTCGTTGTCTCATCAACCGACGCCTCAACGAGCTCCTGGGCCCTCCGTCCGATGCCCTCCACCCCGGTCTCCAAGCCCTGCGGAACAACATCGCCACCACCGAGCACCCACTCACCGCCAGGCGGTGGCTGAACAAGCCGTCCGTGTCTCCGGTCCTGGCCGACCTCGCGGCCGGCAGACGAGCCCTGACTCACGAGGCCCTCGACGAGCTGCCCGACAGCCCGCCCCTCGCCCACCTCCGCCAAGTCCTCGTCGGCGTCGGTGCCCTGCCCGAGCGGGACGAGTACATGGTCCGCCTCGAACGTTTCCTCACCGGCCTTCTCGCAGCACAGCAAGACCCCGAACAGCGCAAAGTCCTTCACCAGTACGCGATATGGCACCTGGTCCGTCGACTACGCCGACGCAGCAACGGCCGCCCCCTGACCCCGCAGCAGTTCGCATCAACGCGTCAACGCACCCACGCGGCCGTCGCCTTCCTTACCTGGCTTCAGGCTCACGACCTCGCCCTGGATACCTGCCGACAGGCCGACCTCGACGAGTGGCTTACCGACGACTCCGCGACCTACCGCCACACAGCCGGGCACTTCGTCCGCTGGGCTCGCACCAACAAGCTCACCACCGTCCACGTCCCCGCAATCCGCTGGAACGGCCCCACCCAGCCACTCGATGACGAGCACCGGTGGAACGTCGCACGCCGACTCCTGCACGACGACACCCTCAAGCCCGAAGACCGCCTCGCAGGACTGCTTCTCCTCCTCTACGCACAAGGGCCATCGGCGATCCACCGACTGACCATCGAGGACGTCGAGGTCGGCGCTCAGGCAGTACGTCTCCACCTCGGCGATGCACCCGTCCAACTGCCCGAGCCCGTCGCCGCACTGGCCCGCACTGTCGCCGCGAACCGCAAGGGTCACGCGACCATCGGCGCCCTGGCTCCCTCACCCTGGCTCTTCCCCGGTGGCCAGCCCGGACGCCCGATCAGCACCACACAGCTGACCCAGCGGCTGACCCAGCTCGGGATCCGGCCCAATCAGGCCCGCAGCACCGCACTCTTCCAGCTCGCCACCGAGATCCCCGCCGCGATCCTCGCCCGCACCCTGGGCATCCACACTGACGTCGCCGTCGCCTGGCAACGGCTCTCCGCGGGCGACTGGGCCACCTACGCAGCCGAGGTCGCCCGCCGCGCTTCACCGCAACAACAGCCGGTCCACGAACAAGGAACAAAATCATGA
- a CDS encoding helix-turn-helix transcriptional regulator, with the protein MAAKLDYHWHLRKVMADRGLFSTTDLIPLLDKRGITLSSSQVYRLVVERPERLSLKILMALLDILDCTMDDLIEPTAAAGAETTTRTKKAVGAEAGVGDLRPKRARIRGFERP; encoded by the coding sequence ATGGCCGCGAAGCTCGACTACCACTGGCACTTGCGCAAGGTCATGGCCGACCGAGGGCTCTTCTCCACCACCGACCTCATCCCGCTGCTGGACAAGCGGGGCATCACCCTTTCGTCCAGCCAGGTCTACCGGCTCGTCGTCGAGCGCCCCGAGCGGCTCAGCCTGAAGATCCTCATGGCCCTGCTCGACATCCTCGACTGCACCATGGACGACCTCATCGAGCCGACCGCCGCGGCGGGTGCCGAAACCACTACCCGCACAAAGAAGGCTGTCGGTGCCGAGGCAGGTGTCGGTGACCTGCGACCCAAGCGAGCCCGCATCCGCGGTTTCGAGCGGCCGTGA
- a CDS encoding tyrosine-type recombinase/integrase: MGLQRRAELAGAAHLELVSGVVQLRPQDAMVEAMVRGWRAQQAARGLREDTVTARERLVRRFLEHTNEYPWAWTPGHVDEWSLWLTSEKHLAPSTIRSYQGSLRLFSEFLIDGRYGWSVACEDAFGTHPVAICHEWNTIAHLNDYEGRPEARPFTREEIQRFLDYADDQVDRAVRAKRKGALAAYRDATLFKVIYGWGLRRTETSKLDVVDFGRNAKAPQFGRYGTLNVRYGKAKKGQPPRRRNVLSVMDWAVDAVADYVENVRPRFGCEDHPALWVTERGGRVKPAEINARFVAYRDALKLPKALTVHSARHSYVTHLTEDGVDRRFLQQQVGHENDSSTAIYTHVSDDFMNTMLHRALAPALASFPANKDR, from the coding sequence GTGGGTCTACAGCGACGCGCCGAGCTGGCGGGGGCAGCTCACCTGGAGCTGGTGTCCGGGGTTGTCCAGCTGCGTCCGCAGGACGCGATGGTCGAAGCCATGGTGCGGGGCTGGCGGGCCCAACAAGCCGCTCGCGGGCTCCGGGAGGACACGGTCACCGCTCGGGAACGGCTCGTACGGCGGTTTCTGGAGCACACGAACGAATACCCGTGGGCCTGGACGCCCGGCCACGTGGACGAGTGGTCACTGTGGCTGACCAGCGAGAAGCACCTCGCGCCGTCCACGATCCGCAGTTATCAGGGCAGCCTGCGCCTGTTCAGCGAGTTCTTGATCGACGGCCGCTACGGCTGGTCGGTGGCCTGCGAGGACGCTTTCGGCACTCACCCCGTGGCCATCTGCCACGAGTGGAACACCATCGCCCACCTCAACGACTACGAGGGGCGCCCCGAGGCGAGGCCGTTCACCCGCGAGGAGATCCAACGCTTCCTCGACTACGCCGACGACCAGGTCGATCGAGCGGTACGGGCCAAGCGCAAGGGAGCCCTCGCCGCCTACCGCGATGCCACCCTCTTCAAGGTCATCTATGGGTGGGGTCTGCGCCGGACGGAGACATCGAAGCTGGATGTGGTCGACTTCGGGCGGAACGCGAAGGCACCGCAGTTCGGCCGGTACGGCACCCTCAACGTCCGCTACGGCAAGGCGAAGAAGGGGCAGCCGCCGCGCCGTCGGAACGTGCTGTCGGTGATGGACTGGGCGGTGGACGCGGTCGCCGATTACGTGGAGAACGTACGGCCGCGGTTCGGCTGCGAGGATCACCCCGCCTTGTGGGTGACCGAGCGGGGCGGCCGGGTCAAGCCGGCCGAGATCAACGCCCGGTTCGTCGCCTACCGCGACGCGCTGAAGCTCCCGAAGGCGCTGACGGTCCACTCCGCTCGCCACTCCTACGTCACCCACCTCACAGAGGACGGGGTTGACCGCCGGTTTCTCCAGCAGCAAGTCGGTCACGAGAATGACAGCTCCACCGCTATCTACACCCACGTCAGCGACGACTTCATGAACACCATGCTCCACAGGGCACTTGCGCCCGCGCTCGCCTCGTTCCCCGCAAACAAGGACCGCTGA